The genomic stretch ACACAGTTTGGTGAATTCCACGCTGTAACACACTAAACATGCGCAAATCCAGCACTGAGTTCCCCACTGCTACTTTAAATATGAGTACATTTAAACAGTATTAGATAATATTAGGGCTGCACATTATATCATTTCAGCATTATTGCAGTGTGAATATGCACAGTAGTCACATTGCAGGATGTACAATGTCTCATgcaatgtaaaatgtatttgcTTGATACAAAAGAAAAGGCAGATATCTGCCCAACAATGTTAATTTTACTCCACTGGATACACCGAGTGCATTATTCATGACATGTTGGATAACTGATTTCTGGTGAAAATTACTTAATTTTAATTGTCTAAATTTTGAAATGTATTAATATTGTCTATATTGCAAGAATAATTAGCAGTGTAATTTTTCACTGAAAATTGTGCAGCTCTAAATAATACTCATGTTTTCAAAGTTAATCTTTCTTTATCATTATGTAAAGTATAATATTTTTGGGAATTGTAATGATAGGTGGATGAAAATTACGGAATTGACTGGGATGGCCCAACAAGACATACGGAAGAGGGAATTGAAGTTCCAACAGTCCAGCTACCACGTGAACTTACAGCAGAAGAAGTGGAATCTTTGCCAAATCCCCATGTTCCCTTTTCAGATGCAGTAGCCACATATTGCAACACAGTAAACCAAATTAATCAATTACTACGTTGACTAAGTGAGGCCTATATTGGGACTAGCTTGCTTGGTGTGCAGCAAGCTGAAATGTTTTACAATTTTGAAAATGtctgaaaatgttttataattcTGTAGTTGTCAATCTTTCTGTTGAACCAGTAGTAAGTGTACttatgtcacggtacggcgggcccctactggtcgcccccgtctacagcagcagcttgtcctgtgggtgtggtgttgtgttcgtccctcaggtgggcggagcccgcgatccgtctcacctgagggtcgtttgttcgtctatacatgtcttgtctttgtaccagttgaccgctggttattatatccttaattcggatcagttcacgggttttggtttgcacactttacatattaaaccatcctttttccctgagacttggcgtgatcgcttcatTGATTTttgctcaccctacccgtcacaactTATATAAAAAAAAGTGAAACTTGCTCCTATTCTTTTTTCAGTCAGTGGGTTTTCCAAGTACAGGGAAATATACCTACCTTGTAACTACACTAACTGTTCATTATGTCGGCTTAATTTTCCATATAGCTCTCACTTTGTAGTTCTATAATTACACACCTTAGTCTGTTTCACTGCATACTTTGTTAGCCAACAAAAATTCAACTCCAAATACAAATTTGTTTATTCAATGTATTGCTGAATAAAAGAATACACTTGAACAATAAAATTATGCACTTACAAAACATTCCTGAACAAATATTTTTGGGGTGTgcgcaaacaccccccccccccacacgcaaACTAGGGTTTAAAATGCAATTTAACattaacggtaaaaaaaaaaaaccaccatTAACTGTAAAATCTTTAAAATACAGCATGCAACAGCATAAGACTTCATATAGGCTCAGCTAACATCTGATGTTAATGAAAATCTCTTGTTTATGAGAACATTAACAAGAAACTAATAATgtaagtaaatgtaaataatggcGGTCCCCCATGGTACTACATTAGCACTGAAAAACAAACACTAAAAGTAACTTTAAATCTAAAACTTAACTATATTTTATCTGGTGAACCTTTTTTGAGCAGTGGAAAAAACTTAAATCAAACCAAATCCATATTCAATGGTTGAAACAGCAGCTTGGAGGTCCTTCCGGAAGTCCTCAAAGGCTCTGTAATGTACAGGGAGCTTGATTGTCTCTCTACATGTATATGCAGTTGGCATTGGGACGCTTGTTGAGACCTCCACATACAGATGCTGCGGAAGCGAAGTCCAGCCCACCCAAAACTGGACCAGCTTCTTCAACTCCTCTGATGTGCCTGTTAAAATACATGAAAATGTACTGAGGAATAAGAAACTTTATTTAAAGATTTCTGCAGTGAATCCAAGTGACCTACCATGTTCAATGTATTGGCGGAAGAAGCCAGTCACTTTGCAAGAATCTTCAAGTTGGTAGTCCATGTCTTCATCACTATCAGGTGCTGGCCAAATTGTTTTGTCCAGGATCATCTATACACTTCATTCACTTGCCTACGCTCAGCTTCAGTCAGTTTTCCAGGACCCTGAAGCTATGATCAATCAGATAAAACATATCTGATTTAAGCCTAACAGGACAGTGTACAAATTCTAAGTGCCAACAGTGGACAATTACCATTCTAACAAGACTTATCACACTCACAACAGACACAATTTCCACAATGTCAGTATCAGGACAGTCATCTAATTCCACAATCACTGGTTCATCCTGCTCCCCAGTCATCAGCCTGAACATTGAGCGACTTAGTCCTGTGATCAAGGGTCCTCCATGTATGAAAGAGTGCCCAATCATGCGGCCAACAGCACGAAATAGATCGCTGTCCAGCAGGATCCGTGATGTGGATGGCACCAGGTGATCTTCTTGTCCAATAAAAAACAGCGTTCTGCCACAACCgtctaaaaaaataaaatcatgaGTCTGATTTATCAAAAACAAACATCTGAAAATGAAAACTGCATAGAAATTGTAGTCTTTTGCAAATAAATAACTCTCAATCAATCCTTGGTTCATATCACATGCATGGGCCAAACTGGAGACCTCTGTACTAGATTGCAATGAGTTTGCATACGTTCTTTCTTAAGTTAATAGTATACACTACTTAGTTTTAAACTATCCTTTTACTAAATCTGGTTGCACCACAAATCTTTATGTTGCGTCTTAATTAGTCACCATTACCTAATGCACATTCTACCACCGAGATAAATTTAAATGAGttaatgcattttttaaaatataaaatggtaAAATGCCTCACTTTCAACACCTGATATGTGTTCTGTTATATTGTGAATAAAATATGGGTCTATGAGATTTGCAAATGATTGCAttccattttttttacattttacacagTGTATTTTTGGAATTGGGGTTGTATTAAAAGGAAAAAactaaaaccaaaaaaaaaaaaaccaaaacacttCAACACTCACCAAGATTTAGGTCAAACCCAAATTGAACTCTGGACATCACAAAAGACAGGAAATGACGTACAACACCATCTCCAATGGCTGAATCACCTAAGGGAGCAAAAGAAATTAAAACACTTATAGTCAATTATGCTTGCATGTGCACAAACCAGAGAGttaatcaaaatttatttaaatgcaTGTTGCTGGACAACCACAGACAACAGATCCCATGACTACAGTTTAAAAAGAGAAGCCACAAGAAACTGGCTAGGCTTTCATACTATCACAAACTCACAGTTGCTAAACTAAAGGAAAAATAGTTTAAGAGATACAGTGAACTGATACAGATTTTCTTCCAGAGACACCTTAATAAAAAAAGTGAAAAAACAGACTGTACATACCCCTGAGGATGACTGAAAATGGACGGGCCCAGCAAATTTCATGCCTTTTATAAAATGTcagtatttctctttctctgtcttgaGTATCTCTGGTGAAATCGATCCTTGCCACTAGCTCAGGTTGCTCTTCAGCTTCCTGAAGTAGGTTTCTCCGAAACTTATAAGCAGCAAGATTCAACTCTGGTTCAAGCTTCCAATCTAAGAAAATACAAATTTGAAGTGAAATTATtattcatacacacatgcacgcaatAAGCAAAACTCCAGATACTTCTCATTTTTAAGTCCTAACCATGAGTCTTCACAGCGCTCCTGCCTCTGAAATAATGTTTAATGATTATGCAGAACCACATTTGAAAGGTattaagtgttttgtgtgttaatCTATTCTGGACAACAAAATACTGTGTATGCTTGGATTGGATTAATTATCTGTTTTTTCCCACCTATTCTGACTATAAAAGCTCCTCCCCAAACAAGTGAACAGCACTCATACATGCTCAACATGGGAAAGACTAGAAGGTACAAAACCCTTTCCAAGGAGTTGGGCCTGTCTGTTTCTACCATTGGGAGCATCATCTGGAAGTGAAAGGCTTATGGAACTACTGTTAACCTTCCAAGGCCTTTCAAAGTTTCCTCCCGTGCCAAGGCCAGGCTTGACCCAAGGACAAGGAGGGAGCTCCGGGCAGATGTCATGGCGGTGGGGACATTGGTTACCATAAATACCATAAGTAATGTACTCCATCGCAATGGTCTCCGTTCCAGGCAAGTTGCACTTGTCTACATGGTCCTGTATTTCAGCATGGCAGAACACTTCACTGCAGTAAATGCACTGTATAGTCATCCGAGTTCCATGTGCTGCTGTAAACATACTCTAAAAGTATTGAAAAACAAGACACATTAAAGTCATATTACTGAATTATTTGAAATGATTTGTTGAGCTAAACAATCATCACAAGCACAAAAAGACAATTCCATATGATTTGATTATTTATGTAATTACATtactcttcttttttttaaaaatataattttatttatttcaaagcaggaataacaataaaacaatacaaaacAATTCAATAGAAACATTGGCAGTGAGGTCCACCTCCTGCTTCACATCTTTATCTTTTCTCccaaattaacaaacaaaatgtaAGTTAAACAATACAAGTAAATACATTACTCTTCTAAATGAAAACTAAATTGAAataaccagaggtgggaccaagtcagtgttttgcaagtctcaagtaagtccaagtctttatacctcaagtcccgagtcaagtctcaagcaaagacactcaagtcaagtcaagtctcgagtcaagacaggcaatagtcaagtcaagtcccaagtctgaaacttggaatttcaagtcctttcgagtctttttttttttttttaccaatgttgcaggtatattttaaatgtaaataatagacatgcgttcttttttaaatctgtattctcctcaaatcttgataaaacatgtgcaaacacgaagtataaaaaaaattaaaattacacctctttattgcacagttcaatttgttaaacttagctgcaaaaatattcatactttaaactacaattttccagaaataaatattctatgaaaaagtcataagtagaactccatgttcaaataaaaagtgctgatattttcacagtacaatacaaagaaccataacagcattttccctctcttctcttatctggtttcttggagaacatgtgtgagtgacacaagacaaacaaatataagaactgaacaattaacaggaatctgcaactttagacatttcagtaaactattctgcattgcatttgctggccaaaagtctgtatgtcatttgtgcacgatgaataatgtccccatagctgaaaactcgctccacttttgtcaatatatttttttctcgacgtagatgtcttcaaatacacaatccatgctgagatagaactggatattatgatggtgacagagagaggctttCTTCCCCGaattcagatacagaacccagggttgccaactctcacgcattgagcgtgagacacacgcatttgaccgtcttcacacgctctcacgccacacatccgatttctcagcggtggttgtgctgcagctcatgcacacacacgtacagagtgtggaaaagcagaggactggtctgcgtcagaaggacggaaatgaaattaatggggcgcactttataaatattaatatgcgttttaaaatttagatttggggtaaaaaaaaatcaagtctttgcaagtaaacaggttcaagtccaattcaagtcccaagttattggtgtaaaagtccaagtcaagtctaagtctctgaatattttttcaagtcaagtcaaaagtcttaatattaatgactcgagtctgactcgagtccaagtcatgtgactcgagtccccataaCTCTTCACATATAATTGTGCAGCAAAATGTGCTTTGACAATTACCACAGCCTTTAAATGCTGATTCATTTCAAATTTACCTTATCCATGCTGAGATCTCTCTGAAGAGGTCTAACATAGATGGTTTCCATTTGAATTCCATAAGCCTCAAGATATTTTGGAGTGTATCCCTCTGCTGGACAGGGAATGATCTCCAAATTCTTGCTCCTTGTAGCGCCATAGGGTCTCAGCAACTCAAAACCTCCTCCCTCTTTCAACTTTGGAAACTCCTTCTGAAGTTGTGCTTCAAATTCACTTGCAGTGCAGTATTTATCTGTCAAAAAAATTTTGTTAGTTAGAAAAACAATACAAATGATTTTACCACAACAACCCATTACTCACATCAACAACATCTAGTTAATTGAAGTAATTAGCTTAGTAGTTAATAGTGAATTACTTTTAGCCTAATTAAGGGTTACCCACAGCTATAGTAAACAATGTATTTGTGCACAAAGTTTTGATTTGCATGAGACAACAAATAGTACTTACTGATTACGCATTGTGTAGGTGTCTTAAGACAACTAAATGAACCACGGCAAATTACAATACTTCTGCACTTGAATAAAAATAGGTGTATTTTAGTACTTATGATACTCAAATATTCTTTATCAAGCATGCACCTGTTTTACGTAATTACATAAGTTTCATTATTTATCCAATCCACTTGGCTACTACAAAAAACTACAGCCCAAAGTGAATATGCTGTCAAATTCAGCATAGTCactaatcattaaatatttaaatcatTAAATCATTAAATCTCTCTCTACCAGTGTTATCTGGGCAAGCTAACACATCATATAGTTTAAAGATCATATGTAGAATACAAAACGTCCACCACACAATATGACATTGCACCAGTTAGTTCCACCATCAGCTGAGCATCAGCTTCCATTACTTAGGCCTTCTTTCAGGTTTTAATGATCTATATATTACAAAGAAAATCCATAACACATAAatgacaaaaatataatttgggTTATAGATGGCACCCCTGCTCTTCACATTTTGGTGGTTTCTCTGCTCCCAACACACCTGATCCAACTAATCAGCTCATTAACATGTCCTTTCAGGGGACATGCAGGGGAAGAGTTACCAAATTGTGCAGAGCAGGGGTGCTTCCAGGACCAgggttgagaaacactgcccTAGACAAGTTAGCTTACTGACGAAGCTTACCAAGGAAAACAATCTTCCGCTCTCCCAGCCCTGCCTGCTCAAGTTCGGCTCGGTGACTGATCTTAGGTACTTCACAGTCACGCTGTCcattcaaacaaaaaaaattatgagTGTAAGTGGGTTTCTTCATGGACTTGGGTGGGGTCGGCCTTCTCAAAATTCCAACCGGTTTGACATTCGAGCGGGCATATGGAGAAAACAGTCTGCTCACTTCACCTAATACAaaatcaaacacacaaaataGGCTAAAGATTTTGTAATTACAGTACACTGGTCTGCAAAATGAATTTTACTGGCTCAGTTTCTCTCACAACTGGTCCAGAGACAAAGTTTTCTGGCTTGTACAATCAAGGTGTCTAATAATGATATATGCATTTACggtatttggcagacacccttatccagagtgacttacatttttatctcaatttttatacaagtgagcagttgagggttaagggccttgctcaggggcacttcagtcatggcctcaggtctgaggattgaacccacaaccctccggtcacaagaccagttccctaaccaccaggccatgactgccctgtgtTTGCAATTACTCAAAGAATGAGTAAACACGTTGATGgcaataatagtaatagtagaaAAATTTGGGATTAAATAGGTTAAATAAAGTGTGTTGGGAGAATGAAAAATTGCAGAGGAAAGCACTAAAACATGACT from Brachyhypopomus gauderio isolate BG-103 chromosome 15, BGAUD_0.2, whole genome shotgun sequence encodes the following:
- the LOC143476135 gene encoding uncharacterized protein LOC143476135, coding for MSRVQFGFDLNLDGCGRTLFFIGQEDHLVPSTSRILLDSDLFRAVGRMIGHSFIHGGPLITGLSRSMFRLMTGEQDEPVIVELDDCPDTDIVEIVSVLQGPGKLTEAERRQVNEVYR